From Paenibacillus physcomitrellae, the proteins below share one genomic window:
- a CDS encoding ComEC/Rec2 family competence protein: MKQRPLLESACWWIAGSGIAYFFSGGTRWLLWAACLLGYSIFALRMGRAKKQTVVMLLLFTASFLYWQIHEAHNHSTLPDRLQVSEEELNESQVRLKGILVSAVERDGDRADFIMEVNQAIYGAAAAAAATDFGGTTIHHEKVQVQVRLAKESEIQIVNTWTRGQSIEIEGTLEQPAGARNFGGFDYSAYLHNKHIHWLLKAPGAAAVKTGPGPFSIAKLLGYNDQMRQAVGRQIEFIFGGNNAGFMKGLLIGDTEELDPDIYSGFSALGLTHILAISGSHVAVNVAVLFWLLRRFRVPRETSITAVIAFIPFYMLLTGLSPSVVRSGIMAMIGLFLLRKHRLKDGLHVLAAAALLMLVWEPYYLLDVSFQLSFVVTAGLIVVVPLMQPFFSFLPKRLAGAVAITLTAQLASFPLTIYYFNQFSLLSLLSNLLLVPAISLVSLPAGTAALVLSYIYEPFGKWAAYPIKAINAVTFDAVAWLEAREGVMLIWKSPPLWWIALFYVLLYLMLKWIRRASVSSEQAELWASRNDDTVPLHPDMAPGQRSHSAVLGWAAPSALTMDAVMGFLRSANKRYVYGAWLCGVLLAAVLYGGYQPAYAKGRGYVQFIDVGQGDCMLITTPQGRNILVDSGGTVSFRKASDAWRDRRVPYEVGAKVVVPILKKRGIHALDAVIITHWDQDHAGGLQAVLDQIPVKALVMNGSVTDTPAFKKVFSRVEQRKIPVYYAHNGLRLQADRHTQLQFIGPLEEEQGQSQSRTEEIRKLEDQNARSVVFLMEMEGVSFLFTGDMDAKEERVVMLDLQQAQGLTGGKTIQGTGGPGAVDVLKVAHHGSKTSTTEEWLNYWKPRHAVISVGANNTYGHPNGDVLQRLLAAGTEVQRTDELGEIQISVKDGKMTSRHKVEK; encoded by the coding sequence GTGAAGCAAAGGCCGTTATTGGAGTCTGCCTGCTGGTGGATCGCCGGCAGCGGAATCGCGTATTTCTTCAGCGGAGGGACCCGCTGGCTGCTGTGGGCTGCCTGTCTGCTCGGATATTCAATATTTGCCTTACGGATGGGCAGAGCGAAGAAACAGACCGTAGTTATGCTGCTGCTTTTTACGGCATCCTTCCTCTATTGGCAAATCCATGAAGCACATAACCACTCAACCCTGCCTGATCGTCTTCAAGTTTCGGAAGAGGAGCTGAATGAATCGCAGGTCAGGCTGAAGGGGATCCTCGTTTCGGCTGTCGAACGGGATGGTGACCGCGCGGATTTCATCATGGAGGTCAATCAGGCCATTTATGGAGCGGCAGCAGCCGCGGCTGCAACCGACTTTGGCGGAACGACAATCCATCACGAGAAGGTGCAGGTGCAAGTCAGGCTAGCGAAGGAATCGGAAATTCAAATCGTCAACACTTGGACACGGGGTCAGAGCATAGAAATCGAAGGTACACTCGAACAACCGGCTGGAGCCCGTAATTTCGGCGGATTCGACTATTCAGCTTATCTCCACAACAAACATATTCACTGGCTGTTGAAAGCGCCCGGTGCTGCAGCAGTGAAGACCGGGCCGGGCCCTTTCAGCATAGCGAAGCTGCTAGGTTATAACGATCAAATGCGCCAGGCTGTCGGCCGGCAGATCGAGTTCATCTTCGGCGGGAACAACGCCGGCTTTATGAAAGGTCTGCTGATCGGGGATACGGAGGAGCTGGATCCCGATATATACAGCGGCTTCTCCGCGCTGGGATTAACCCATATTTTAGCCATATCCGGCAGTCACGTGGCTGTTAATGTAGCGGTTTTATTCTGGCTTCTCAGAAGGTTCAGAGTGCCGAGGGAGACGTCGATTACTGCAGTGATCGCGTTTATTCCGTTTTACATGCTGCTTACAGGTTTATCTCCCTCTGTGGTTCGTTCTGGCATTATGGCTATGATCGGTTTATTTCTTCTGCGCAAGCATCGCCTGAAAGACGGGCTTCATGTGCTGGCGGCAGCAGCGCTGCTGATGCTGGTCTGGGAGCCGTATTATCTGCTGGACGTCAGCTTCCAGCTGTCGTTTGTGGTTACGGCAGGACTAATTGTAGTAGTACCCTTGATGCAGCCGTTTTTTAGCTTCCTGCCGAAACGTCTGGCAGGCGCGGTGGCAATTACCCTGACGGCGCAGCTGGCTTCTTTTCCGCTTACGATCTATTATTTCAATCAGTTCTCCTTGTTGTCTCTGTTGTCCAACCTGCTGCTGGTGCCCGCGATCAGTCTGGTGTCGCTGCCAGCCGGAACCGCCGCCCTTGTTCTCAGCTATATTTACGAGCCATTTGGGAAATGGGCGGCGTATCCGATTAAAGCCATCAATGCCGTCACGTTTGATGCTGTGGCTTGGCTGGAGGCAAGAGAGGGGGTTATGTTGATCTGGAAATCCCCGCCGCTTTGGTGGATCGCTCTGTTTTATGTCCTGCTTTATCTCATGCTCAAATGGATTCGCCGGGCGTCGGTGTCCTCAGAACAGGCAGAGCTCTGGGCTTCCAGGAATGATGACACCGTTCCGTTGCACCCGGACATGGCTCCAGGTCAGCGTTCACATTCAGCCGTGTTGGGGTGGGCGGCACCCTCTGCTTTAACTATGGATGCGGTGATGGGCTTTCTCCGTTCTGCCAACAAAAGATATGTCTATGGCGCTTGGTTATGTGGGGTCCTGCTCGCAGCGGTCTTGTACGGAGGCTACCAACCGGCTTATGCGAAAGGAAGGGGTTATGTTCAATTTATTGATGTTGGTCAAGGCGATTGTATGCTGATTACAACTCCTCAGGGGCGGAATATTCTGGTGGATAGCGGAGGAACGGTTTCATTTCGCAAGGCGTCAGATGCTTGGCGCGACAGAAGGGTGCCTTATGAGGTCGGGGCGAAGGTTGTGGTGCCAATTTTGAAAAAGAGAGGCATACACGCCTTGGATGCCGTGATTATTACACACTGGGATCAGGATCATGCCGGCGGCTTACAGGCTGTCCTCGATCAAATTCCCGTCAAAGCTCTGGTGATGAACGGCAGTGTCACGGACACCCCTGCTTTTAAAAAGGTATTCAGCCGCGTAGAGCAACGTAAAATTCCGGTTTATTATGCTCATAACGGACTTCGTCTTCAGGCTGACAGGCATACCCAGCTACAATTTATAGGTCCTTTAGAAGAAGAGCAGGGACAGTCCCAGTCCCGAACAGAAGAGATCCGGAAACTTGAAGATCAGAACGCCCGGTCCGTTGTTTTTCTAATGGAAATGGAGGGAGTTTCCTTTCTGTTTACGGGGGATATGGATGCGAAAGAAGAGCGGGTGGTTATGCTTGATCTGCAGCAGGCCCAAGGCCTGACAGGCGGAAAGACAATTCAGGGAACCGGGGGACCAGGAGCAGTTGATGTGCTTAAAGTGGCCCACCACGGCAGCAAAACATCTACGACGGAAGAGTGGCTCAATTATTGGAAGCCCCGTCATGCCGTCATTTCCGTCGGCGCCAATAATACCTACGGGCATCCTAACGGAGATGTGCTCCAAAGACTGCTGGCAGCAGGGACGGAAGTGCAGCGAACGGACGAGCTTGGTGAGATTCAAATCAGTGTGAAAGACGGGAAAATGACGTCCAGGCATAAAGTGGAAAAGTAA
- the leuS gene encoding leucine--tRNA ligase, which produces MSENQTVPNGYHPQSLEPKWQAYWDEHKTFKTKEDPGKPKFYALDMFPYPSGAGLHVGHPEGYTATDIVSRFKRMKGFNVLHPMGWDAFGLPAEQHALDTGEHPRDITVKNINNFRRQIKSLGFSYDWDREISTTDPEYYKWTQWIFIQLYKRGLAYVAEMPVNWCPALGTVLANEEVIDGKSERGGHPVIRKPMRQWVLKITEYAERLLEDLEELDWSESIKDMQRNWIGKSEGAEVVFRVDGSDETLTVFTTRPDTLFGATYAVLAPEHELVEKITSAEQLAAVKAYQDQAARKSDLERTDLAKDKSGVFTGAYAVNPVNGAKIPVWIADYVLAGYGTGAIMAVPGHDQRDYEFAVKFELPIIEVVQGGDLSKEAYSGEGPHVNSGFLDGMNKEEGIRTMIKWLEDNGHGQGKVTYRLRDWLFSRQRYWGEPIPIFHLEDGTMKPVPEDQLPLVLPDIDQIKPSGTGESPLANVTEWVNTTDPETGLPARRETNTMPQWAGSCWYYLRFIDPHNDDIFCSLEKQKEWLPVDLYIGGVEHAVLHLLYARFWHKVLYDIGVVSTKEPFQKLVNQGMILGTNNEKMSKSRGNVINPDDIVNEYGADTLRIYEMFMGPLEATKPWNTNGVDGAHRFLSRVWRLFVAEDGSLNSKIADEGGSDDFKRTWHKTVKKVTEDMEGLRFNTVISQLMIFINEAYKTDVVPRAAAGSFVQMLSPLAPHIAEELWQRLGHNESITYAQWPTYEEAWTVEAEVEIVVQVNGKIVERTKISKDLDQAAMQEHALALPNVAAAVEGKTVRKVVAVPGKLVNIVAN; this is translated from the coding sequence ATGTCCGAGAATCAAACAGTGCCAAACGGCTATCATCCCCAGAGTCTTGAGCCGAAATGGCAGGCTTATTGGGATGAGCACAAAACTTTTAAAACCAAGGAAGACCCGGGCAAACCGAAATTTTACGCGCTCGACATGTTTCCTTATCCGTCCGGTGCCGGACTTCACGTAGGCCATCCGGAAGGTTATACGGCGACGGATATCGTTTCCCGCTTTAAGCGCATGAAAGGCTTTAACGTGCTGCACCCGATGGGCTGGGATGCGTTTGGTTTGCCTGCGGAGCAGCATGCCCTGGATACGGGCGAGCATCCGCGCGACATTACGGTCAAGAACATCAACAACTTCCGCCGTCAGATCAAATCGCTGGGTTTCTCTTACGACTGGGACCGCGAGATCAGCACGACCGATCCGGAATATTACAAGTGGACGCAGTGGATTTTTATCCAGTTGTACAAGCGGGGATTGGCTTATGTAGCCGAGATGCCGGTTAACTGGTGTCCCGCGCTGGGCACGGTTCTGGCGAATGAAGAGGTTATCGACGGAAAAAGCGAACGCGGCGGCCACCCGGTCATCCGCAAACCGATGCGCCAGTGGGTGCTGAAGATTACCGAATACGCAGAGCGCCTGCTGGAAGACCTGGAGGAACTGGACTGGTCGGAGAGCATCAAAGACATGCAGCGCAACTGGATCGGCAAATCCGAAGGTGCGGAAGTCGTATTCCGCGTGGACGGCTCTGATGAAACGCTGACGGTGTTCACTACCCGTCCCGATACCTTGTTTGGCGCTACTTATGCTGTATTGGCCCCTGAGCATGAGTTGGTGGAAAAAATCACTTCCGCCGAGCAGCTTGCAGCTGTTAAGGCGTATCAGGATCAGGCCGCACGGAAAAGCGATCTGGAGCGCACGGACCTTGCCAAAGACAAATCCGGCGTATTTACGGGCGCTTATGCGGTTAACCCGGTGAACGGCGCCAAAATTCCGGTCTGGATCGCGGATTACGTATTGGCCGGTTACGGAACCGGAGCCATTATGGCCGTTCCAGGCCATGACCAGCGCGACTATGAATTTGCGGTCAAATTCGAACTGCCGATCATTGAAGTCGTGCAGGGTGGGGACTTGTCCAAGGAAGCCTACAGTGGTGAAGGCCCGCATGTGAACTCCGGTTTCCTTGATGGCATGAACAAAGAAGAAGGCATCCGCACGATGATCAAATGGCTGGAGGATAACGGCCATGGGCAAGGCAAAGTAACCTACCGCCTGCGCGACTGGCTGTTCAGCCGCCAGCGCTACTGGGGCGAGCCTATTCCAATTTTTCATCTGGAAGACGGCACGATGAAGCCGGTTCCGGAAGACCAGCTGCCGCTGGTGCTGCCGGACATCGACCAGATCAAGCCGTCCGGCACGGGCGAATCTCCGCTGGCCAACGTGACGGAATGGGTGAACACCACCGATCCGGAAACCGGGCTTCCGGCGCGGCGCGAGACGAACACGATGCCGCAATGGGCCGGCAGCTGCTGGTATTACCTGCGGTTTATCGACCCGCACAATGACGATATTTTCTGCTCGCTGGAGAAACAAAAGGAATGGCTGCCTGTCGACCTTTACATCGGCGGCGTAGAACATGCCGTGCTTCACCTGCTGTATGCCCGCTTCTGGCATAAGGTGCTGTATGATATCGGCGTGGTTTCCACGAAAGAGCCGTTCCAGAAGCTGGTCAACCAAGGCATGATCCTGGGAACCAACAATGAGAAGATGAGTAAATCCCGCGGCAATGTCATCAATCCGGACGATATCGTAAATGAATACGGCGCGGATACGCTGCGGATCTATGAAATGTTCATGGGGCCGCTTGAGGCGACAAAGCCATGGAACACAAACGGCGTAGACGGCGCGCACCGCTTCCTGTCCCGCGTATGGCGCCTGTTCGTAGCCGAAGACGGAAGCCTGAACAGCAAAATTGCGGATGAAGGCGGCAGCGACGATTTCAAACGCACCTGGCACAAAACGGTGAAGAAAGTAACGGAGGACATGGAAGGCCTGCGCTTTAACACCGTCATCAGCCAGCTGATGATTTTCATCAACGAAGCTTACAAAACGGACGTGGTGCCAAGAGCGGCAGCTGGAAGTTTTGTGCAGATGCTCTCCCCTCTCGCTCCGCATATCGCGGAAGAGCTGTGGCAGCGTCTTGGACATAACGAATCCATTACCTATGCGCAGTGGCCGACTTACGAGGAAGCCTGGACTGTTGAGGCCGAGGTAGAAATTGTCGTTCAAGTCAACGGCAAAATCGTTGAACGCACCAAGATTTCTAAGGATCTCGATCAGGCAGCGATGCAGGAGCATGCGCTTGCCCTGCCGAACGTGGCAGCCGCCGTGGAAGGCAAAACCGTCCGCAAAGTGGTTGCCGTTCCCGGCAAGCTCGTAAACATTGTAGCGAATTAA
- a CDS encoding ComEA family DNA-binding protein, producing MLKERISIAVLSAVCGAGLMLLVLGIKPSSGINGWAPVNEAMAAAVEDHGQVSSGTLVSESKKPVESAASGSAAPAGQSGTSTAGASGSTASPVSTSGASSTSADSMATATAPGTSAGLSGQEPGGMPADAAAAAASSSVISINTAGTSELQEIPGIGEKKAQAIIEYRNQQGVFSSLDELKNVKGIGDKMFEKMRPYIGL from the coding sequence ATGTTAAAGGAACGTATTTCAATCGCTGTTTTGTCTGCCGTTTGCGGAGCCGGATTAATGCTGCTGGTTTTAGGGATTAAACCCTCTTCCGGTATAAACGGCTGGGCTCCGGTCAATGAAGCGATGGCGGCAGCTGTGGAGGATCACGGTCAGGTTTCTTCGGGAACGTTAGTGTCTGAAAGCAAGAAGCCGGTTGAATCGGCTGCTTCCGGATCTGCCGCGCCTGCGGGACAGTCCGGTACAAGCACTGCTGGAGCTTCCGGGTCCACTGCGTCTCCGGTCTCAACTTCTGGAGCCTCCTCCACAAGCGCAGATTCCATGGCGACAGCTACGGCTCCTGGTACTTCTGCCGGACTTTCAGGTCAAGAGCCGGGCGGCATGCCGGCAGATGCAGCCGCAGCCGCGGCGTCATCCAGTGTCATCTCTATCAATACGGCTGGCACTAGCGAGCTGCAGGAAATTCCCGGCATTGGCGAGAAGAAAGCGCAAGCGATTATAGAGTACCGGAATCAGCAGGGCGTTTTCTCTTCTCTGGATGAATTGAAGAATGTGAAAGGTATCGGAGACAAAATGTTTGAAAAAATGCGGCCTTATATCGGACTCTGA
- a CDS encoding deoxycytidylate deaminase: MRKDWDTYFMDIAYMVSTRSRCNRRHVGTVLVQGKKLLGTAYNGAPSGVPDCSEAGCMIAEELETVVVDGQEQVVRKQRCIRTIHAEQNLLLFTDRADREGSSVYVTDEPCWTCAKMLANSGIVEVVYHRPYPKDTHLVSELTRQKGITFRQLEGYQPPADTMEGSIHS; the protein is encoded by the coding sequence ATTCGCAAAGATTGGGACACCTATTTTATGGACATCGCTTATATGGTATCCACCCGCTCCCGCTGTAATAGACGCCATGTAGGAACGGTGCTGGTCCAGGGGAAAAAGCTGCTCGGCACCGCCTATAACGGCGCTCCCTCCGGCGTTCCCGACTGCTCCGAAGCAGGCTGCATGATTGCCGAAGAGCTCGAGACCGTTGTGGTGGACGGCCAGGAGCAGGTCGTGCGCAAGCAGCGCTGCATCCGCACGATTCATGCGGAGCAGAATCTGCTGCTGTTCACGGACCGTGCCGACCGTGAGGGCTCCAGCGTTTATGTAACAGACGAGCCTTGCTGGACCTGTGCCAAAATGCTTGCCAACAGCGGCATTGTGGAAGTGGTTTACCATCGCCCTTATCCCAAGGATACGCATTTAGTCAGCGAATTGACGCGCCAGAAGGGTATCACCTTCCGTCAGCTGGAGGGCTATCAGCCGCCTGCGGATACGATGGAAGGAAGCATTCACAGCTGA
- a CDS encoding RNA polymerase sigma factor, whose product MVEQELIRAAQSGDRDALITLLREIEQHVYRTAYYILNNEQDAHDAAQEALIRIYTKIGSYEEKAQFKTWVQRIVTNICIDKFRRTKPTVSIEEHEMVFEGKESVEREVMTGYLAQDIEAAISQLPEHHRSVVVLRYLQDFSYNEIADTMGLPLNTVKSYLYRARQQLQNLLQDYQKGGVSG is encoded by the coding sequence GTGGTAGAGCAGGAACTTATCAGGGCCGCTCAATCCGGCGATCGCGACGCTCTAATCACCCTATTGCGAGAGATCGAACAGCATGTTTACCGGACTGCCTACTATATTCTGAATAACGAACAGGACGCGCATGATGCAGCGCAGGAGGCGTTGATCCGGATCTATACAAAAATTGGTTCCTATGAAGAGAAAGCACAGTTTAAAACCTGGGTCCAGCGTATCGTTACCAATATCTGTATCGACAAGTTCAGGAGAACGAAACCGACCGTTTCGATTGAGGAACATGAAATGGTTTTTGAAGGAAAAGAAAGCGTGGAGCGGGAAGTGATGACGGGGTATTTGGCTCAGGATATCGAGGCCGCAATCAGCCAGCTTCCGGAACATCACCGGTCAGTTGTGGTCCTGCGCTACCTTCAGGATTTTTCTTACAATGAGATTGCAGATACGATGGGATTGCCGCTTAATACGGTCAAATCTTATTTATACAGGGCCAGGCAGCAGCTTCAAAACTTACTTCAGGATTATCAGAAAGGGGGTGTGTCGGGATGA